The Kineococcus mangrovi genome includes a window with the following:
- a CDS encoding IclR family transcriptional regulator — MSEHGEDAPDGDGGRGPVKSAERTVRILQALAQPPYVLSVGQLQERTGYPRSSLHALLRTLVDLRWVEPPSTGTGGSGGYGIGSQALLTGTAYLDRDPALPWALAAVEAVRDETRCTTHVARLEPGGNVVYLATREAPEAHRTHSRVGRFLPAYATALGKALLAERSAAELDGLLPRGAFPALTPDTVPDRTTLDAELADVRRRGWALEQGQNLPGTVCVGVRVEYRIPATDALSCSLPADLATDAEVDRVADALARAANRLARDLRAAGVR; from the coding sequence GTGAGCGAGCACGGGGAGGACGCGCCGGACGGCGACGGTGGCCGGGGGCCGGTCAAGTCGGCCGAACGCACCGTCCGCATCCTGCAGGCGCTCGCGCAACCGCCGTACGTCCTGTCGGTCGGGCAGCTGCAGGAGCGCACGGGGTACCCGCGCTCCAGCCTGCACGCGCTGCTGCGCACGCTCGTGGACCTGCGGTGGGTCGAACCGCCGTCGACCGGGACCGGGGGTTCGGGCGGGTACGGCATCGGGTCGCAGGCGCTGCTGACCGGCACGGCCTACCTCGACCGGGACCCCGCCCTGCCGTGGGCGCTGGCCGCCGTCGAGGCCGTGCGGGACGAGACGCGCTGCACCACGCACGTGGCGCGCCTGGAACCGGGTGGCAACGTGGTGTACCTGGCCACCCGCGAAGCGCCGGAGGCGCACCGCACGCACTCCCGCGTGGGGCGGTTCCTGCCCGCCTACGCGACCGCGCTCGGCAAGGCGCTGCTCGCCGAACGGTCCGCGGCCGAGCTCGACGGGCTGCTGCCGCGGGGGGCGTTCCCCGCGCTGACCCCGGACACCGTCCCCGACCGCACCACCCTCGACGCCGAGCTGGCCGACGTCCGCCGCCGCGGGTGGGCGCTCGAGCAGGGCCAGAACCTCCCCGGCACGGTGTGCGTCGGGGTGCGCGTGGAGTACCGCATCCCGGCGACGGACGCGCTCAGCTGCAGCCTGCCCGCCGACCTCGCCACCGACGCGGAGGTCGACCGCGTGGCGGACGCCCTCGCGCGCGCCGCGAACCGGCTCGCCCGCGACCTGCGGGCGGCGGGCGTCCGCTGA
- a CDS encoding MFS transporter — protein sequence MPTPSGPVFGGWRPLAAVYAPAALFSTSQGAVLPVLPLTARDLGASVAASAVIVALLGVGQVAGALPAGALVTRTGERVAMLTAAVVSGLALAGAAFAPREALLAVCVLALGLASAVWGLARQSFLTAAAPPHLRARALSTLGGVGRIGTFVGPFLGAAGSAVAGVRGSYAVAVLAALAAAVVVLVLPDPELDEVHHGPAPTLREVFAAHARLLATLGVAALAVQAVRQSRQTVLPLWCDHVGLDATTTSLVAGVSGAVDMLLFYPAGSVMDRVGRAAVGVPSMLVLAVGHVLLPFSHDAWTVALVAVVMGIGNGMGAGLVMTLGADHAPPGGRAVFLGAWRLVTDTGAASGPLLVGALAGAGGLVVATGGVAVLAVAAAAGLSRFVPRR from the coding sequence GTGCCCACCCCCTCCGGACCGGTCTTCGGCGGGTGGCGCCCCCTCGCCGCGGTGTACGCCCCCGCGGCCCTGTTCAGCACCAGCCAGGGCGCGGTCCTGCCCGTCCTGCCCCTCACCGCCCGCGACCTCGGCGCCTCCGTCGCGGCCTCGGCCGTCATCGTCGCCCTCCTCGGCGTCGGGCAGGTGGCGGGCGCCCTGCCGGCCGGGGCCCTCGTCACCCGCACCGGCGAACGCGTCGCGATGCTCACCGCCGCGGTCGTCTCCGGGCTCGCGCTGGCGGGGGCCGCGTTCGCGCCCCGGGAGGCGTTGCTCGCCGTCTGCGTCCTCGCCCTCGGACTGGCCTCGGCCGTGTGGGGACTGGCACGGCAGTCGTTCCTCACCGCCGCCGCCCCGCCGCACCTGCGGGCCCGGGCGCTGTCCACCCTCGGCGGGGTGGGACGCATCGGCACGTTCGTGGGCCCGTTCCTCGGCGCCGCCGGCAGCGCCGTCGCCGGGGTGCGCGGGTCCTACGCCGTCGCGGTCCTCGCCGCGCTGGCCGCCGCGGTCGTCGTCCTCGTGCTGCCCGACCCCGAGCTCGACGAGGTCCACCACGGCCCCGCCCCGACGCTGCGGGAGGTGTTCGCCGCCCACGCGCGCCTGCTCGCCACCCTCGGCGTCGCGGCGCTCGCGGTCCAGGCCGTCCGGCAGTCCCGGCAGACGGTGCTGCCCCTGTGGTGCGACCACGTCGGCCTCGACGCCACCACGACGAGCCTCGTCGCCGGCGTCTCCGGGGCCGTCGACATGCTGCTGTTCTACCCGGCCGGCTCGGTCATGGACCGGGTCGGGCGCGCGGCCGTCGGGGTGCCGTCGATGCTGGTGCTCGCCGTCGGGCACGTGCTGCTGCCGTTCTCCCACGACGCGTGGACGGTGGCCCTCGTCGCCGTCGTCATGGGGATCGGCAACGGCATGGGCGCCGGGCTCGTCATGACCCTCGGCGCGGACCACGCACCCCCCGGCGGCCGCGCCGTCTTCCTCGGCGCGTGGCGGCTCGTCACCGACACCGGCGCCGCCTCCGGCCCGTTGCTCGTGGGGGCGCTCGCGGGCGCCGGGGGACTGGTCGTCGCCACCGGGGGCGTCGCGGTGCTGGCGGTGGCCGCCGCGGCCGGGTTGTCCCGGTTCGTGCCCCGCCGCTGA
- a CDS encoding alpha/beta fold hydrolase has protein sequence MTEFIEGADGVRIAVDVHGAGTPLVLLHGFPQTRRMWRHVVADLSTDHTVVAADLRGYGESDAPPARDASGYREDVYSARTMARDVVAVADALDLGPLTVVGHDRGALVAFRAALDHPDRVAGLVCLDVVPTVDSWAVLHGVSAAVAFHLYLMAQPEGLPETLVEAAPREFFGHFLDAWAQDPSVLDDVREHYLQASSARVRSIVADFRASAGIDLAHDVADRDAGRTLPVPVGVLQQDWGPRLGHDLRAVWRSWAPDVDHRTTRAGHFLAEEAPGEVVALVRDVAARASGPGGPSRAQAGSRPEGGQARQIPCGVLDRT, from the coding sequence ATGACCGAGTTCATCGAAGGAGCGGACGGCGTCCGGATCGCCGTGGACGTCCACGGGGCCGGTACGCCCCTCGTCCTGCTGCACGGGTTCCCGCAGACCCGGCGGATGTGGCGGCACGTCGTCGCCGACCTGTCCACCGACCACACCGTCGTCGCGGCCGACCTGCGCGGCTACGGCGAGAGCGACGCCCCGCCGGCGCGCGACGCGTCCGGCTACCGCGAGGACGTCTACTCGGCCCGGACGATGGCCCGGGACGTCGTCGCCGTCGCGGACGCGCTCGACCTCGGCCCGCTCACCGTCGTGGGCCACGACCGGGGAGCGCTCGTGGCGTTCCGGGCGGCGCTGGACCACCCGGACCGGGTCGCCGGTCTCGTCTGCCTCGACGTCGTCCCCACCGTCGACAGCTGGGCCGTCCTGCACGGGGTCTCGGCGGCCGTGGCGTTCCACCTGTACCTGATGGCCCAGCCGGAGGGGCTGCCCGAGACCCTCGTGGAGGCGGCTCCTCGGGAGTTCTTCGGCCACTTCCTCGACGCGTGGGCGCAGGACCCGAGCGTGCTCGACGACGTCCGCGAGCACTACCTCCAGGCGTCCTCGGCCCGGGTGCGCTCGATCGTGGCGGACTTCCGCGCCTCCGCCGGGATCGACCTGGCGCACGACGTGGCCGACCGGGACGCCGGGCGCACGCTGCCGGTGCCCGTCGGTGTCCTGCAGCAGGACTGGGGACCTCGGCTCGGCCACGACCTGCGCGCGGTGTGGCGGTCGTGGGCGCCGGACGTCGACCACCGGACGACGCGGGCGGGGCACTTCCTGGCCGAGGAGGCACCGGGAGAGGTCGTCGCGCTCGTCCGGGACGTCGCGGCCCGCGCGAGCGGCCCCGGTGGGCCGTCACGTGCCCAGGCAGGGTCCCGTCCCGAGGGCGGCCAGGCCCGTCAGATCCCCTGCGGCGTGCTCGACCGGACCTGA
- a CDS encoding AfsR/SARP family transcriptional regulator: MDVRIGLLGPVVAWRGVEGDEGTAAEIALPGPRHREVLARLALAGGRVVPVDVLVEDLWTAPPAGAVTAVRTFVAALRRALEPDRPARAPARTLVTVGAGYALRAATDVDASRVPADADVPTLEGALALWRGPALDGLGQTPWVRAERDRLTGERLRVVELLAAARLRSANPGSAVPDLLRHTEENPWREEGWRLLALALAAAGRRAEALDVLRSARSLLVGELGLDPGPGLREAEATVLADGPGVRWEASVDALRHLAVTGAEGLRAARSGRSAALDAFEAGGAPTPRTAARVVGGFDVPALWWRSDDPAQAARVVAAAEHLLRAGPGEPGRARLLATLAVERRGVGGSAAPAAEAERLARRLGDPTLLVHALGARYLAGFEDGTTADRRRTGEELVAVSARHELWAHEVLGHLVVAHTACATADLVTADRHVRAARDLAAAEGAPLVEVFTGWYGALREALDGARFETVLAGYRRQVEATRGQGMPGLEEGLLEVAVAAAHLQHGRAVPGACAAGPFAAWTGPLALLGSGDREAARTALRAAGEPPPGHFADLFRCFLAAAAAELRDDVVSARLLPRLEPVADEFAGAGSGMVTAGPVAGFVDRLRDLTG, from the coding sequence GTGGACGTCCGGATCGGCCTGCTCGGCCCCGTGGTGGCCTGGCGCGGTGTCGAGGGGGACGAGGGAACGGCCGCCGAGATCGCCCTGCCCGGGCCGCGGCACCGGGAGGTGCTCGCCCGGCTCGCGCTCGCCGGGGGACGGGTCGTCCCCGTCGACGTCCTCGTCGAGGACCTGTGGACCGCTCCGCCCGCGGGGGCCGTGACGGCGGTCCGCACGTTCGTCGCCGCGTTGCGCCGGGCCCTGGAACCGGACCGTCCGGCGCGCGCCCCTGCCCGCACGCTCGTGACGGTCGGCGCGGGCTACGCCCTGCGCGCCGCGACGGACGTCGACGCCTCCCGGGTCCCCGCGGACGCCGACGTGCCGACGCTCGAGGGCGCCCTCGCGCTGTGGCGGGGACCGGCTCTGGACGGTCTCGGCCAGACCCCCTGGGTCCGCGCCGAACGGGACCGGTTGACCGGGGAACGGCTGCGGGTCGTCGAACTCCTCGCGGCGGCCCGGCTGCGGTCGGCGAACCCGGGGTCGGCCGTCCCGGACCTGCTGCGGCACACCGAGGAGAACCCCTGGCGGGAGGAGGGCTGGCGGCTGCTCGCCCTGGCGCTCGCGGCCGCCGGCCGGCGCGCCGAGGCGCTGGACGTCCTGCGGTCCGCGCGGTCGCTGCTCGTCGGGGAACTGGGACTCGACCCCGGGCCGGGGTTGCGCGAGGCCGAGGCGACGGTGCTCGCCGACGGTCCCGGTGTCCGCTGGGAGGCCTCCGTCGACGCCCTGCGGCACCTGGCGGTGACGGGAGCCGAGGGGCTGCGGGCGGCGCGTTCCGGTCGCTCGGCCGCGCTCGACGCGTTCGAGGCCGGTGGCGCGCCGACGCCCCGGACGGCGGCCCGGGTGGTCGGCGGTTTCGACGTGCCCGCCCTGTGGTGGCGTTCCGACGACCCGGCGCAGGCCGCCCGCGTCGTCGCCGCTGCCGAGCACCTGCTGCGCGCCGGCCCGGGCGAGCCGGGGAGGGCCCGGCTCCTCGCCACGCTGGCGGTGGAGCGCCGTGGTGTCGGGGGGAGCGCGGCCCCCGCGGCCGAGGCCGAGCGCCTGGCCCGGCGGCTGGGGGATCCCACCCTGCTCGTGCACGCGCTCGGCGCCCGCTACCTCGCCGGCTTCGAGGACGGCACGACGGCGGACCGCCGGCGCACCGGTGAGGAACTCGTGGCCGTGTCCGCTCGCCACGAGTTGTGGGCGCACGAGGTGCTGGGGCACCTCGTGGTGGCGCACACCGCCTGCGCCACCGCCGACCTCGTCACGGCGGACCGGCACGTGCGGGCCGCGCGGGACCTCGCCGCGGCCGAGGGGGCCCCGCTCGTCGAGGTGTTCACCGGCTGGTACGGGGCGCTCCGCGAGGCCCTGGACGGGGCGCGCTTCGAGACCGTCCTGGCCGGGTACCGCCGGCAGGTCGAGGCGACGCGGGGGCAGGGGATGCCCGGCCTGGAGGAGGGGCTGCTGGAGGTGGCGGTCGCGGCGGCGCACCTGCAGCACGGCCGGGCGGTGCCCGGTGCGTGCGCCGCCGGCCCCTTCGCCGCGTGGACGGGACCCCTGGCGCTGCTGGGGTCCGGGGACCGGGAGGCCGCCCGGACCGCGCTGCGGGCGGCCGGCGAGCCGCCCCCGGGGCACTTCGCCGACCTGTTCCGCTGCTTCCTCGCCGCGGCGGCCGCGGAGCTGCGCGACGACGTGGTGTCCGCGCGGTTGCTGCCGCGGCTGGAACCCGTCGCCGACGAGTTCGCCGGTGCCGGGAGCGGGATGGTCACCGCCGGGCCGGTGGCGGGTTTCGTCGACCGCCTGCGGGACCTCACCGGCTGA
- a CDS encoding SDR family NAD(P)-dependent oxidoreductase: protein MHLDLSDRVVVVTGAGRGIGRTLAQRFTTEGAHVAALDLAFEDDLPEQIARITCDVTDPGSVQTAVDTVVERWGTVDVLVNNAGVNVDGRVADLTWDRFRRCLDVNVGGVFLVSQAVAEVMKPRRRGRILNAASFAAIVPSVGSAAYAASKAAVVQFTRVLASELGPYDITVNAYAPGMVPTAMNGFADLPPAAAAELLDTLSLRRWESADDVANLLVFLASDAASYVTGTLLDVSGGKLATQIPSRAHR, encoded by the coding sequence GTGCACCTCGACCTGTCCGACCGCGTCGTCGTGGTCACCGGCGCCGGCCGCGGCATCGGCCGCACCCTGGCGCAGCGGTTCACCACCGAGGGCGCGCACGTCGCGGCCCTCGACCTCGCCTTCGAGGACGACCTCCCGGAGCAGATCGCGAGGATCACGTGCGACGTCACCGACCCGGGGTCCGTGCAGACCGCCGTCGACACCGTCGTCGAGCGCTGGGGCACCGTGGACGTCCTCGTGAACAACGCCGGCGTCAACGTCGACGGCCGCGTCGCCGACCTGACCTGGGACCGGTTCCGCCGGTGCCTCGACGTCAACGTCGGCGGGGTGTTCCTCGTCAGCCAGGCCGTCGCCGAGGTCATGAAACCCCGCCGCCGCGGGCGCATCCTCAACGCCGCCTCCTTCGCCGCGATCGTCCCGAGCGTGGGCAGCGCCGCCTACGCCGCGTCCAAGGCCGCCGTCGTGCAGTTCACGCGCGTCCTGGCCTCCGAGCTCGGCCCGTACGACATCACCGTCAACGCCTACGCCCCGGGCATGGTGCCCACCGCCATGAACGGTTTCGCCGACCTCCCGCCGGCCGCCGCCGCCGAACTGCTCGACACCCTGTCCCTGCGCCGGTGGGAGAGCGCCGACGACGTCGCGAACCTGCTGGTGTTCCTCGCCAGCGACGCCGCGTCCTACGTCACCGGCACCCTCCTCGACGTCTCCGGCGGCAAGCTCGCGACCCAGATCCCCTCCCGCGCCCACCGGTAG
- a CDS encoding MFS transporter, which translates to MALGAKRTTGWKATIAVAMSNYIEAGSIIAIAVSLTNWQDRFGVSDTAVGLLAALSANAFGAAVGAALGGPLCDRLGRKFIYTYDLVLYMVGVLLATFAVSYSMLLVAFVLTGVAVGAGVPASWTYIAEEAPADQRARRVGTAQLAWSLGPVVGFALAVALGGLGLLGNRLIFAHLFVVAAVTWWVRQGLPESAIWKDERAATAAGSRPGGLRGLLSRRANLTALLFLFGVYAFWNTVAGQAGIFMPRVYEAAGVQSATEQNLLQVLVWACTCLATVLGFMRYGDRVNRRLLYAVGAVTGIAAWGLLVFADGTLPTLLGYALLWGLSAGIGAQAFYSVWTSELFATPYRASAQGVPFVGTLMIALLVVAAVVGTVFAPRTQGRSLQQIERERYGEVVDLPADTAGTAVDPARR; encoded by the coding sequence ATGGCGCTCGGGGCCAAGCGGACGACGGGCTGGAAGGCGACGATCGCGGTCGCGATGTCGAACTACATCGAGGCGGGCTCCATCATCGCGATCGCGGTGAGCCTGACGAACTGGCAGGACCGGTTCGGCGTCTCCGACACCGCCGTCGGCCTCCTCGCGGCGCTGTCCGCGAACGCCTTCGGGGCGGCGGTCGGGGCGGCGCTCGGCGGTCCGCTCTGCGACCGCCTGGGCCGGAAGTTCATCTACACCTACGACCTCGTGCTCTACATGGTCGGCGTGCTGCTCGCGACCTTCGCCGTCAGCTACTCGATGCTGCTCGTGGCGTTCGTGTTGACGGGCGTCGCCGTCGGGGCCGGTGTCCCGGCGTCCTGGACGTACATCGCCGAGGAGGCGCCCGCGGACCAGCGGGCGCGGCGCGTGGGCACGGCGCAGCTGGCGTGGTCGCTCGGCCCCGTCGTGGGTTTCGCGCTCGCGGTGGCCCTGGGCGGTCTGGGCCTGCTGGGGAACCGGTTGATCTTCGCGCACCTGTTCGTCGTCGCCGCCGTCACCTGGTGGGTGCGGCAGGGGTTGCCGGAGTCGGCCATCTGGAAGGACGAACGCGCCGCGACCGCGGCGGGGAGTCGTCCGGGCGGCCTGCGGGGGTTGCTCTCCCGGCGCGCCAACCTCACGGCCCTGCTGTTCCTCTTCGGCGTGTACGCGTTCTGGAACACCGTCGCGGGCCAGGCCGGGATCTTCATGCCCCGCGTCTACGAGGCGGCCGGGGTGCAGAGCGCCACCGAGCAGAACCTGCTGCAGGTCCTGGTGTGGGCGTGCACGTGCCTCGCGACGGTGCTGGGCTTCATGCGCTACGGCGACCGCGTCAACCGGCGTCTGCTGTACGCCGTGGGCGCCGTCACGGGCATCGCCGCCTGGGGGCTGCTCGTCTTCGCCGACGGGACGCTGCCCACGCTGCTGGGCTACGCCCTCCTGTGGGGTCTGAGCGCCGGCATCGGGGCCCAGGCGTTCTACAGCGTGTGGACGTCGGAGCTGTTCGCGACGCCGTACCGCGCGAGCGCGCAGGGCGTCCCGTTCGTCGGCACGCTCATGATCGCGCTGCTCGTCGTCGCGGCCGTCGTCGGAACGGTGTTCGCGCCGCGCACCCAGGGCAGGTCCCTGCAGCAGATCGAGCGGGAACGGTACGGCGAGGTCGTCGACCTGCCGGCCGACACCGCGGGCACGGCGGTCGACCCGGCCCGGCGCTGA
- a CDS encoding SDR family oxidoreductase: MGRVLWVTGAGSGMGRAVARSAVAAGWTVVLSGRRADALHETATSAGGTCRELPLDVRDDDAVRAARDRVVDEFGRIDGLVLAAGRNTPRRGWDDQEIATFHDVVAVNLGAVVTVLDATLPDLRASSGVAVVVSSYAGWSFHPSAGVAYSASKTALGSVVRTLNATEAGNGVRACHLCPGDVATDFLDQRPTVPDAAARERMLTPDDIARTVQFVLDSPTHVRIDELVVSPVAQR; this comes from the coding sequence GTGGGACGAGTCCTGTGGGTCACGGGTGCCGGTTCCGGCATGGGCCGGGCCGTCGCCCGGTCAGCCGTGGCGGCCGGCTGGACGGTGGTCCTCAGCGGCCGTCGCGCCGACGCCCTGCACGAGACGGCGACCTCCGCGGGCGGGACGTGCCGTGAACTGCCCCTCGACGTGCGCGACGACGACGCCGTCCGCGCCGCGCGGGACCGCGTCGTCGACGAGTTCGGGCGCATCGACGGGCTCGTGCTCGCCGCCGGGCGGAACACCCCCCGCCGGGGCTGGGACGACCAGGAGATCGCCACGTTCCACGACGTGGTGGCCGTGAACCTCGGCGCCGTCGTCACGGTGCTGGACGCGACGCTGCCGGACCTGCGCGCCAGTTCCGGGGTGGCGGTCGTCGTCTCCTCGTACGCGGGCTGGTCGTTCCACCCGAGCGCCGGGGTGGCTTACTCCGCCAGCAAGACCGCGCTCGGGTCCGTCGTCCGGACCCTCAACGCGACCGAGGCGGGCAACGGGGTCCGCGCGTGCCACCTGTGCCCCGGCGACGTGGCCACGGACTTCCTCGACCAGCGACCGACCGTCCCCGACGCGGCGGCGCGCGAACGGATGCTGACCCCCGACGACATCGCGCGGACGGTGCAGTTCGTCCTCGACTCCCCCACCCACGTCCGCATCGACGAACTGGTCGTCTCCCCCGTCGCGCAGCGGTGA
- a CDS encoding Dabb family protein, with protein MRRVPHDANPLTALLAEVGVEEFTARDFRPGVLRHVVLFRYRDDVTPVQKEEVLRRFRALAASPRPDGRPYVVSIEAGTQTSGEGAGGGFEHGIVVTFASEGDRNFYVGTPVVDDPAFGDPAHAEFKEFVGPLLADGGVLVFDVAG; from the coding sequence ATGCGCCGCGTGCCCCACGACGCGAACCCCCTGACCGCCCTGCTCGCCGAGGTCGGCGTGGAGGAGTTCACCGCCCGCGACTTCCGCCCCGGCGTGCTCCGCCACGTCGTGCTGTTCCGCTACCGCGACGACGTGACCCCGGTGCAGAAGGAAGAGGTGCTGCGGCGCTTCCGGGCGCTCGCGGCGAGCCCGCGGCCGGACGGCCGGCCCTACGTCGTCTCGATCGAGGCCGGGACCCAGACGAGCGGTGAGGGCGCCGGGGGAGGGTTCGAGCACGGGATCGTCGTGACCTTCGCCTCCGAGGGCGACCGGAACTTCTACGTCGGGACCCCGGTCGTGGACGACCCGGCCTTCGGGGACCCGGCGCACGCCGAGTTCAAGGAGTTCGTCGGGCCGCTGCTGGCCGACGGCGGGGTGCTCGTGTTCGACGTCGCCGGTTGA
- a CDS encoding helix-turn-helix transcriptional regulator, whose product MENSVTARRSRLGWSQARLAEELGVSRQTVISIEKGRFDPSLPLAFRLARLFECAIEDVFDPGPL is encoded by the coding sequence GTGGAGAACTCCGTAACCGCCCGCCGGTCGCGACTGGGGTGGTCGCAGGCGCGACTGGCGGAGGAGCTGGGAGTTTCCCGTCAGACAGTGATCTCGATCGAGAAGGGCCGCTTCGACCCCAGCCTGCCGCTCGCGTTTCGGCTGGCCCGGCTGTTCGAGTGCGCGATCGAGGACGTTTTCGACCCTGGTCCGCTCTGA
- a CDS encoding LacI family DNA-binding transcriptional regulator yields the protein MATVKEVAQRAGVSLGTVSNVLNRPEVVSEALRTRVQDAIAELGFVRNESARQLRAGVSRTIAMVVLDVANPFFTDVIAGAEELAERHDALVVMCNSANSADREARHLRRLDQQRVLGVLLTPVHDAPSSALSEVRDHGTPVVLVDRGAATATGQASVAVDDVLGGRLAGEHLVGAGHRDIAYVGVAAPLRQVQERLRGVREAVGGAGTVHVVDATGMSVRAGSQAAAQILAGGEQDRPTAVFCANDLLALGVLNECVRRGVRVPDELAVVGYDDIGFAATATVPLTSVRQPRELLGRSAVELLLAQVEGRAAQQIVFEPELVVRRSTGRRARA from the coding sequence ATGGCCACGGTCAAGGAGGTCGCGCAGCGCGCGGGGGTGTCCCTGGGGACGGTGAGCAACGTGCTCAACCGGCCCGAGGTGGTCTCCGAGGCGCTGCGGACCCGGGTCCAGGACGCCATCGCCGAGCTGGGCTTCGTCCGCAACGAGTCCGCCCGGCAGTTGCGGGCCGGCGTCAGCCGGACCATCGCGATGGTCGTCCTCGACGTCGCCAACCCCTTCTTCACCGACGTCATCGCCGGTGCGGAGGAACTCGCCGAACGCCACGACGCGCTCGTCGTCATGTGCAACAGCGCCAACTCGGCCGACCGGGAGGCCCGGCACCTGCGGCGCCTGGACCAGCAGCGCGTCCTCGGCGTCCTGCTGACCCCCGTCCACGACGCACCGAGCTCCGCGCTCTCGGAGGTCCGCGACCACGGGACGCCCGTCGTCCTCGTCGACCGGGGCGCCGCGACCGCCACCGGGCAGGCCTCGGTCGCCGTCGACGACGTCCTCGGCGGCCGGCTCGCGGGGGAGCACCTCGTGGGCGCCGGGCACCGGGACATCGCGTACGTCGGCGTCGCCGCCCCGCTGCGGCAGGTCCAGGAGCGGCTGCGCGGTGTCCGGGAGGCCGTCGGCGGCGCGGGCACCGTCCACGTCGTCGACGCGACGGGCATGTCGGTGCGCGCCGGCTCCCAGGCCGCGGCGCAGATCCTCGCCGGAGGCGAGCAGGACCGCCCCACCGCCGTCTTCTGCGCCAACGACCTGCTCGCGCTGGGGGTCCTCAACGAGTGCGTCCGCCGCGGGGTGCGGGTGCCGGACGAACTCGCCGTCGTCGGGTACGACGACATCGGGTTCGCCGCGACCGCGACCGTGCCCCTGACGTCGGTGCGCCAACCCCGGGAACTGCTGGGGCGCAGCGCCGTGGAACTGCTGCTGGCCCAGGTCGAAGGCCGCGCCGCGCAGCAGATCGTCTTCGAGCCCGAACTCGTCGTCCGGCGCTCGACGGGGCGACGGGCCCGCGCGTGA
- a CDS encoding L-rhamnose mutarotase, which produces MDRACFLLHLRPELVEEYLRVHEDVWPEVLDALRRAGWRNYSLFLRAQDGLVVGYCETDDFAAATAAMDAEEVSPRWEATMSRYFLPPPAGTPAAEGGDRPRDRLVEYFHLD; this is translated from the coding sequence GTGGATCGGGCCTGCTTCCTGCTGCACCTGCGCCCGGAGCTCGTCGAGGAGTACCTGCGGGTCCACGAGGACGTGTGGCCGGAGGTGCTGGACGCCCTGCGGCGCGCGGGCTGGCGCAACTACTCGCTCTTCCTGCGGGCGCAGGACGGGCTCGTCGTGGGGTACTGCGAGACCGACGACTTCGCGGCGGCGACCGCGGCCATGGACGCCGAGGAGGTCTCCCCGCGGTGGGAGGCGACCATGTCGCGCTACTTCCTACCGCCCCCCGCGGGGACACCCGCGGCGGAGGGCGGGGACCGGCCCCGCGACCGGCTCGTGGAGTACTTCCACCTGGACTGA
- a CDS encoding exopolyphosphatase yields MSDTYRLVTRSDFDGLVCAVLLRQLDLVDEITFVHPKDVQDGVVEVTGRDILTNLPYDPRAHLVFDHHHSETLRNAGAANHVIDADAPSAARVVYDHFGGADRFPKISDELMHAVDQADSAQYDVSEILEPTGWTLLNFLMDSRTGLGRFRDFRISNYQLMMQLIDSCIDYQDVEEILALPDVAERVELFHAQAELFKAQLERVTTLHGDVAVLDLREEETIHAGNRFFVYALFPQARVSVHVMWGRAKQNTVFAVGKSIVDRTSPVDVGGVCLEYGGGGHLAAGTCQVPHEDSERVLGELVGELRAR; encoded by the coding sequence GTGAGCGACACCTACCGTCTCGTGACCCGCAGCGACTTCGACGGTCTCGTCTGCGCCGTGCTGCTGCGCCAGCTCGACCTCGTCGACGAGATCACCTTCGTGCACCCCAAGGACGTGCAGGACGGTGTCGTGGAGGTGACCGGCCGCGACATCCTCACGAACCTGCCCTACGACCCGCGGGCGCACCTCGTGTTCGACCACCACCACTCCGAGACGCTGCGCAACGCCGGTGCCGCCAACCACGTCATCGACGCCGACGCCCCGTCCGCGGCCCGCGTCGTGTACGACCACTTCGGTGGCGCCGACCGCTTCCCGAAGATCTCCGACGAGCTCATGCACGCCGTCGACCAGGCCGACTCCGCGCAGTACGACGTCTCGGAGATCCTCGAGCCCACCGGCTGGACGCTGCTGAACTTCCTCATGGACTCGCGGACCGGTCTGGGCCGCTTCCGCGACTTCCGCATCTCGAACTACCAGCTGATGATGCAGCTCATCGACAGCTGCATCGACTACCAGGACGTCGAGGAGATCCTCGCCCTGCCCGACGTGGCCGAGCGCGTCGAGCTGTTCCACGCCCAGGCCGAGCTGTTCAAGGCCCAGCTGGAGCGCGTCACCACCCTGCACGGCGACGTCGCCGTCCTGGACCTGCGCGAGGAGGAGACGATCCACGCCGGGAACCGGTTCTTCGTCTACGCCCTGTTCCCGCAGGCCCGCGTCTCGGTCCACGTCATGTGGGGCCGGGCGAAGCAGAACACCGTGTTCGCCGTGGGCAAGTCCATCGTCGACCGCACGTCGCCGGTCGACGTCGGGGGCGTGTGCCTGGAGTACGGCGGCGGCGGGCACCTCGCTGCCGGCACCTGCCAGGTGCCGCACGAGGACTCCGAGCGCGTGCTGGGCGAACTCGTCGGCGAGCTGCGGGCGCGCTGA